The following proteins are co-located in the Romeriopsis navalis LEGE 11480 genome:
- a CDS encoding CPBP family intramembrane glutamic endopeptidase codes for MSHHYLDAVHQGKNDWWRYLFGVLVIVFCGFFFGSLFAAIAGIGLLALVNPDPTVMRNPDQLEPLLRDFLAASPLINFVVQNLPFIALMLGIFLAVKLLHGRSFRSLISPMGQFSLSRFLTGYTLWFGLLGITLLVSYALSPGDFQWTFDPMQWGMLLIASLLLTPIQIAAEELFCRAYLMQGLGLLTRNRFVLVSLPSLLFALGHFSNPEMARGAVWMALLYWSLGVFLALLTLRDNRLELALGIHAAQNMFVLLVANTADSVLKTPSIWTIKETGDPQLSLIWLLAQGGLVYWLLFGRKSRRPVVDAE; via the coding sequence ATGAGTCATCACTATCTCGACGCGGTTCACCAAGGTAAGAACGATTGGTGGCGCTATTTGTTTGGCGTTTTGGTGATTGTTTTTTGTGGCTTTTTCTTTGGCTCATTGTTTGCTGCGATCGCCGGCATCGGACTGTTAGCACTGGTTAATCCTGATCCGACGGTAATGCGCAATCCGGATCAGCTTGAACCACTACTTAGGGATTTTTTAGCGGCATCGCCACTGATTAATTTCGTAGTCCAGAATTTACCGTTTATTGCGTTGATGCTAGGCATCTTCTTGGCAGTGAAGCTGCTACATGGTCGATCGTTTCGATCGTTAATTAGTCCCATGGGGCAATTTAGCCTGTCGCGATTTTTAACTGGCTATACTTTGTGGTTTGGCCTGTTGGGGATTACGTTGTTGGTGAGTTATGCCCTCTCACCGGGTGACTTTCAATGGACGTTTGACCCCATGCAATGGGGCATGCTGCTAATCGCTTCACTGCTGTTGACGCCGATTCAGATTGCCGCTGAAGAACTGTTTTGTCGCGCCTATTTGATGCAGGGATTGGGGTTGCTGACTCGCAATCGGTTTGTGCTGGTCAGCCTGCCTAGTCTGTTATTTGCGTTGGGGCATTTTAGTAACCCGGAAATGGCGCGGGGGGCTGTATGGATGGCTTTGCTGTACTGGTCTTTGGGCGTCTTCCTGGCGCTGCTGACCCTGCGTGATAATCGTTTGGAACTGGCGTTAGGAATCCATGCTGCGCAGAATATGTTTGTGCTGTTGGTCGCGAATACTGCTGATTCGGTGTTGAAAACACCTTCCATCTGGACCATTAAGGAAACCGGTGATCCACAGTTGAGTTTAATTTGGCTGCTGGCTCAGGGAGGATTGGTCTATTGGCTGCTATTCGGTCGTAAATCACGCCGTCCAGTCGTGGATGCGGAGTAA